A single region of the Anabaena sphaerica FACHB-251 genome encodes:
- the hypA gene encoding hydrogenase maturation nickel metallochaperone HypA — protein sequence MHELGITQNIIAIVSENAQGKKVQRVLLEIGKLSAIMPDAIKFCFDICAQGTIVEGALLEILEIPGMARCRQCGATFYVDKPFGICECGSVKLELITGEELNIKEIEVEELCV from the coding sequence ATGCACGAACTAGGAATAACTCAAAACATCATCGCCATCGTCAGTGAAAACGCCCAAGGTAAAAAAGTTCAAAGAGTATTATTAGAAATTGGCAAACTTTCCGCCATTATGCCCGATGCCATTAAATTCTGCTTTGATATTTGCGCCCAAGGTACAATAGTAGAAGGTGCCTTATTAGAAATTCTGGAAATCCCCGGAATGGCTAGATGTCGTCAATGTGGTGCTACATTTTATGTAGATAAACCTTTTGGCATCTGTGAATGTGGTAGTGTGAAATTAGAGTTAATAACTGGTGAAGAATTAAACATTAAGGAAATAGAAGTAGAGGAATTATGTGTGTAA
- a CDS encoding DUF928 domain-containing protein, whose protein sequence is MPIKISSFAVKTRHLSIVTGILMIPILPIPSNAQLYKGLQVSVKFPPVQDLGAPARTSGAGSRGPACGHQNSDAEGTAKSSDEIKIPLTALTPENNVLTTAALDPKVYVYVPQAVNKQAEFRLIDTQDEKIVYKTTFPLVNTPGIVKIGIPKTANIKANNTYQWQVIIVCNPKDREADKLVEGWLLHTPLTSEQKAKIQKVKENSLEQARLYSEFGFWNETMKILDQLRERNPQAQAEWVELLTSVKLEKLSAIPGSKCCQVSSTSPAPQN, encoded by the coding sequence ATGCCTATAAAAATTTCTTCCTTTGCCGTAAAAACACGCCACTTAAGTATTGTTACGGGAATCTTGATGATTCCTATCTTACCCATTCCAAGCAACGCGCAGTTATACAAAGGATTGCAAGTAAGCGTCAAGTTCCCACCAGTGCAGGATTTGGGAGCGCCAGCGCGAACTTCAGGCGCGGGTTCACGGGGTCCTGCTTGTGGTCATCAGAACTCTGATGCTGAAGGAACAGCAAAAAGCAGTGATGAGATCAAAATACCTCTGACTGCTTTGACTCCAGAAAATAATGTCTTGACAACAGCAGCACTTGATCCAAAAGTGTATGTGTATGTTCCTCAAGCCGTTAATAAGCAAGCTGAATTTCGTCTCATTGACACACAAGATGAAAAAATTGTTTATAAAACAACCTTTCCACTGGTGAATACTCCTGGGATAGTGAAAATAGGTATACCTAAAACCGCCAACATCAAAGCGAATAATACTTATCAGTGGCAAGTGATAATTGTCTGTAATCCTAAAGACAGAGAAGCAGATAAACTAGTTGAGGGTTGGCTTTTGCATACTCCTCTAACTTCTGAACAAAAGGCTAAAATACAGAAGGTAAAGGAGAATTCTCTAGAACAGGCAAGATTATACTCAGAATTTGGATTTTGGAATGAAACTATGAAAATACTCGATCAGTTGCGCGAACGGAATCCCCAAGCACAGGCAGAATGGGTAGAACTTCTAACTTCTGTGAAGTTGGAAAAGCTGTCTGCAATTCCTGGTTCTAAGTGCTGTCAAGTTTCTTCTACTTCCCCTGCACCCCAGAATTAG
- a CDS encoding CHAT domain-containing protein has protein sequence MKNISILTLGILSLTSFLTAEKVLAISSKDNINNSIVTNPLSLEEQAQKLYEDGQFQSSVAILQNAIKNYGEQGDIVGQVMAWRNLSLVYQKMGDLTQARRAITSSLKNINKIKDGKERQQILAQTLEVQGQIQLSMGNSQAALETWKRATDTYQKIGENTGSMRSKINQAQALQALGLYNQAVKTLVDSQNTLNQQQDTLIKAKALLSLGDVLRGIGQLDKSQIALEESLAIAQKLSSPTATTQALLSLGKTSTSQGNNTQKSLAYFQQVIETSPSSDFRIQGQLNQLELLLNNEQLSLAKQLIPQIQNSLTELPPTRTAVYSRISLARILLKLPPENYSPSWLSNELATAIKIAHKLEDKRGESYATGTLGNLYEKNQRYQEARELTEKALLISQSNNAPELSYQWQWQLGRIITAKAGTTKADRESAIAAYTQSVKTLKSIRTDIVAISSDAQFDFRERVEPVYRELVELLLEDSPSQEELKQAREVIESLQLAELDNFFRNACLDAKPVQIDQIDRTSAIFYTIVLKDRLEVIVALPDQTLYHHSEQLSQSEIEDHIEELRVKLARRSEIVFQKQMLGLSQKVYNWLIKPAEEKLQANKVKNLVFISDGLLRNIPMSVLYDGKQYLIEKYSIANAPSLQLIDPKALVREQIQVLGGGLSEARFGFPALPNVVSELERIKAQVPSSLLLKNDAFTDKQLEQKVNQNPYQVVHLATHGEFSSKAEDTFVLTWNEKLNVDDLNNLLRSDQKQIRPIELLVLSACKTAAGDKRATLGLAGMAVRAGARSTLASLWYVDDEATALLMTKFYQELSNNKHTKAEILRNAQLAILRDKNTKFSHPYYWSAFVLVGNWL, from the coding sequence ATGAAGAATATCTCAATTTTAACTCTTGGTATTTTATCTCTTACTAGCTTTTTGACAGCAGAAAAAGTCCTGGCTATTTCTAGTAAGGACAACATCAATAATTCAATAGTCACAAATCCTTTATCTCTAGAAGAACAAGCTCAAAAGTTATATGAAGATGGACAATTTCAATCATCAGTTGCGATTTTGCAAAATGCGATTAAAAATTATGGTGAACAAGGTGATATAGTTGGTCAGGTCATGGCTTGGAGAAATTTATCTTTAGTCTATCAAAAAATGGGAGATTTAACACAAGCTAGACGAGCAATTACAAGTAGCTTGAAGAATATTAATAAAATTAAAGATGGCAAAGAACGCCAACAAATACTAGCTCAAACTCTGGAAGTTCAAGGACAAATACAATTGTCTATGGGTAATTCCCAAGCAGCTTTAGAAACTTGGAAACGAGCCACAGATACATATCAAAAAATTGGCGAAAACACCGGATCAATGAGAAGTAAAATTAATCAAGCTCAAGCTTTACAAGCTTTAGGATTATATAATCAAGCTGTGAAAACTTTAGTTGATAGTCAGAATACTCTGAATCAACAACAGGATACCCTGATTAAAGCTAAAGCACTACTAAGTTTGGGGGATGTATTGCGGGGAATAGGACAATTAGATAAATCTCAAATAGCGTTAGAAGAAAGTTTAGCGATCGCTCAAAAATTATCTTCTCCCACCGCAACTACGCAAGCACTTCTTAGTTTAGGTAAAACCAGCACATCACAAGGAAATAACACTCAAAAATCACTTGCATATTTTCAACAGGTTATCGAAACATCACCCTCATCTGATTTCAGAATTCAAGGACAATTAAATCAATTAGAATTACTATTAAACAATGAACAATTATCATTAGCAAAACAACTAATACCACAAATCCAAAACAGTTTAACCGAATTACCGCCTACTCGTACCGCCGTTTATTCTCGTATTAGTTTAGCACGAATTCTCCTCAAATTACCCCCAGAAAATTATTCTCCATCTTGGTTATCCAATGAACTAGCAACAGCAATTAAAATAGCTCATAAATTAGAAGATAAAAGAGGAGAAAGTTATGCAACCGGAACTTTAGGAAACCTCTATGAAAAAAATCAACGCTATCAAGAAGCCAGAGAATTAACCGAAAAAGCTTTGCTTATTTCTCAAAGTAATAATGCACCTGAACTGAGTTATCAATGGCAATGGCAACTAGGCAGAATTATTACAGCAAAAGCAGGAACTACAAAAGCTGATCGTGAGAGTGCTATAGCTGCATACACTCAATCAGTTAAAACCCTCAAATCCATCCGCACTGATATAGTTGCAATTAGTTCAGACGCACAATTTGATTTTCGAGAACGAGTTGAACCAGTTTATCGAGAACTAGTAGAATTACTGTTAGAAGACAGTCCCAGTCAAGAAGAACTCAAACAAGCTAGAGAAGTAATTGAATCATTACAACTAGCAGAACTAGACAACTTCTTTCGTAATGCTTGTCTAGATGCCAAACCTGTACAAATCGACCAAATTGATCGCACATCAGCAATTTTCTATACAATTGTTCTCAAAGATCGTTTAGAAGTAATTGTTGCACTTCCTGATCAAACTTTATATCACCATAGTGAACAATTATCTCAGTCAGAAATAGAAGATCATATTGAAGAATTAAGAGTTAAATTAGCTCGTCGCTCAGAAATAGTTTTTCAGAAACAAATGTTAGGACTTTCCCAAAAAGTCTATAACTGGTTAATCAAACCAGCAGAAGAGAAATTACAAGCCAATAAAGTCAAGAATCTTGTATTTATCTCCGATGGACTTCTGCGAAATATTCCTATGAGTGTTCTTTATGATGGTAAACAATATCTGATTGAAAAATACAGTATTGCTAATGCTCCCAGTTTACAACTAATAGACCCCAAAGCTTTAGTTAGAGAACAAATTCAAGTGCTTGGTGGTGGATTAAGTGAGGCTCGCTTCGGTTTTCCTGCTCTTCCTAATGTAGTTTCAGAATTAGAACGGATAAAAGCACAGGTTCCTAGTTCCTTATTACTAAAAAATGATGCCTTTACAGATAAACAACTAGAGCAAAAAGTTAACCAAAATCCTTATCAAGTAGTTCACCTAGCTACTCACGGTGAATTTAGTTCTAAAGCGGAAGATACTTTTGTTCTCACTTGGAATGAAAAACTGAATGTAGATGATTTAAATAATCTTCTGCGTTCAGATCAAAAGCAGATTCGTCCCATTGAATTATTGGTTCTTAGTGCTTGTAAAACTGCGGCCGGAGACAAAAGAGCAACTTTAGGACTAGCAGGAATGGCCGTTAGAGCAGGAGCGCGTAGCACTCTAGCTAGTCTTTGGTATGTCGATGATGAAGCTACTGCCTTATTAATGACCAAATTTTATCAAGAATTATCTAATAACAAACATACCAAAGCCGAAATTCTCCGCAACGCTCAATTAGCAATTTTACGGGATAAGAATACAAAATTTTCCCATCCCTATTATTGGTCAGCTTTTGTTTTAGTGGGAAACTGGTTGTAA
- a CDS encoding CHASE2 domain-containing protein: protein MGKIKQFWREWRTVGITTPSIAGIVIILRFLGLLQSWEWAAFDQYMRLRPAQPQDDRIVIVAIEGADVKYLQQGYIADDVYARLLEKLKARKPRVIGLFGL from the coding sequence ATGGGGAAGATAAAACAATTTTGGCGGGAATGGCGTACTGTGGGAATTACTACCCCTAGTATTGCGGGAATAGTCATTATTTTGCGTTTTCTGGGTTTGTTGCAATCTTGGGAATGGGCAGCTTTTGATCAATATATGCGTTTGCGGCCTGCTCAACCCCAGGATGACAGGATAGTGATTGTGGCAATTGAGGGAGCAGATGTAAAATATTTGCAACAAGGTTACATTGCCGATGATGTCTATGCGCGGTTGTTGGAGAAACTGAAAGCGAGAAAACCCAGGGTTATTGGTTTGTTTGGATTATAG
- a CDS encoding filamentous hemagglutinin N-terminal domain-containing protein, with protein sequence MTTQRQQRVYQLAITTLLAIGGIFTSTNLRVLAQLEPDNTLGQENSIVNQVNDLKDMIEGGATRGANLFHSFEKFNVGENRSVYFANPTGIENILTRVTGGNASNIFGKLGVEGTANLFLINSNGIFFGNNASLDIRGSFTATTTDSINLVENSLFSATAPATSNLLTVQPSALFVNALKNQQATILNRGNLTVDQGKNITLFGANVTNTGTLIAPGGTVKITGTENLTIRGNIDTTTLLVDTKNLTIAENNNATIDKTTLDGLSGNTNLIFQATNDITINPLSNNSLNLVNGSGKITFTADTDGNGSGNFQMNIADIITANGRSIEIKGVNLIVGNIDTSSELDGGNITLNGHGDISTGNLYSYSSSYYGNAGNGGFISLNTNGNIYSYQQLNSSSYSYSGTAGNGGEIFLTAVGEISAESLNSSSSSYSGTAGNGGAIFLAAQSNIYIQYLLDSSSYSWDRNAGNGGAIALTAGGNIFTQYFLNSSSYSYYGNAGNGGDIFMTAQGGVYHISNESLNSSSYSYYGNAENGGDISLNSQSEIYLSTPNESLNSSSVSYSGNVGNGGDISLNAQSDIMTQSLYSFSNSPGNTGNGGAIALTTTQGDISTLSLYSYSSSYAANGDFSGNAGNGGDIALNTTGGNITTQFLESSSRSYSGNTGNGGAIAFNTTLGDISTLSLYSSSNSYSGNAGNGGAIALNTTQGHISTGSLNSSSSSDLGNAGNGGAIALNTTQGDISTQSLDSSSRSPNGNAGNGGNTTLKIFEGGINIPYIISSATGQSGNGGTIQFTGNKLDINNIVINSDGQSGSNGGLIKLDAPLIQLTDSDLSSSNYGSGNSGQIELNSTGNINFNSSRLFTTLEPGSTGEGGNIQIQTQNFNLTNFAVINTGTYSIGNAGNININAQNVSLKNGSSLQSLTADQGNAGNIFLNVPDGNIFLSNSSSISTSATKTASGNSGNIQLNSRTLSILNGSQIQALTEGIGTSKAGEIIVNASDSIIIGGIDPNFANPDPNALPGQNVGKRDYDDFGNQQILNIGTNNSILTAQQLQASDFYLNNPNQTNPNVEYNTRSPYVSLNATGDDQIHVYAINVNAGTKAVFDIDNTGLNYEYDEQAKLINFPAINTKLTLLDSQGNELSSNDDTSHGLAAGGSDTTMTLQQDPYLRYTFTQGGTYYIQVSNFDDQGVPSSYKTFSGQAITGTSYNLQISLEPNPIQANINNQGQPSGIFAYTQDAGKAGNIILNSATLTLESGGQISAFTNGSGDGGTVNINANNLVNLGVEVQNFAPVVSVETNGAGKAGDIIINTPNFTLSETARITATATKNATNTEQGGSITLNASQMNLAGVVGIFAETQGQAPAGTLKLNPYQKYPNLDITLFPNSSISASTSASGKGGDLIINAPENINITGQGKLAVESTGTGDAGHIQINTQNLNIADGVKISAATSGSGKGGNINLNANTFTANNGAQLLTTTSGTAKAGNIIVNVKDNITLDSTNTGLFANTEKGSIGDSGSITIDPLTFMIKNGAGIGVNSQGSGKGGDVSLQAGTLSLDNQAFLSAETASNQGGEINLNIQNLLLLLNNSRISATAGTSQSGGNGGNININAPFIIAFPRGNSDITANAYQGNGGEINITTNAIFGLKYQQQLTERSDITASSQFGLAGEVEINTPDVNPTSGLIELPGNLVDAESLVGKDICSAEQIAKKSSFTIIGSGGLPAESDELISNSPGMLEWATRSGKQETTPVVMRKSQVNQEEENINNRVIQEAQGWIITADGKVILTAESPKVTLQNSALTHPGCH encoded by the coding sequence ATGACCACTCAAAGACAGCAAAGAGTTTATCAATTAGCTATAACAACTTTATTGGCAATAGGAGGAATATTCACCTCTACAAATCTCAGAGTATTAGCGCAACTTGAACCTGATAACACATTAGGGCAAGAAAATTCTATTGTCAACCAAGTTAACGACTTAAAAGACATGATTGAAGGTGGTGCTACTAGAGGTGCAAATTTATTTCACAGCTTTGAAAAATTCAATGTAGGTGAAAATAGAAGTGTTTATTTTGCCAATCCTACAGGAATTGAGAATATATTAACTCGTGTCACTGGTGGTAATGCGTCTAATATTTTTGGAAAGTTGGGAGTAGAGGGAACAGCAAATTTATTTTTAATTAATTCCAATGGTATATTTTTTGGAAATAATGCCAGTTTAGATATTCGTGGTTCATTTACTGCCACAACTACGGATAGCATTAACTTGGTAGAGAATAGTTTATTTAGTGCCACAGCACCAGCGACAAGTAATTTATTGACAGTCCAACCAAGTGCATTATTTGTTAATGCTTTGAAAAATCAACAAGCAACTATTCTTAATCGAGGTAATTTAACAGTTGATCAGGGGAAGAACATAACTTTATTTGGTGCAAATGTCACCAACACAGGTACATTAATAGCACCAGGGGGAACAGTTAAAATCACAGGTACAGAAAATCTGACAATTAGAGGAAATATAGATACAACTACATTATTAGTTGATACTAAAAATCTGACTATTGCTGAAAATAATAACGCCACAATTGATAAAACTACATTAGATGGTTTATCTGGAAATACAAATTTGATATTTCAGGCAACAAATGATATTACAATTAATCCTTTAAGTAATAATAGTTTAAATCTAGTTAATGGTAGTGGTAAAATCACATTTACTGCTGATACTGATGGTAACGGAAGCGGTAATTTTCAGATGAATATTGCTGATATTATAACAGCTAACGGTCGAAGTATTGAGATTAAAGGTGTTAATTTAATTGTTGGTAATATTGATACTAGCTCCGAATTGGATGGGGGAAATATAACTTTAAATGGTCATGGCGATATCTCTACAGGAAACCTATACTCCTACTCATCTTCATATTATGGAAACGCTGGAAATGGCGGGTTCATTTCTCTCAATACCAATGGCAATATTTATAGTTATCAACAGCTAAATTCTTCCTCCTATTCATATTCAGGTACAGCCGGAAATGGTGGGGAAATCTTCCTAACAGCAGTAGGTGAAATCTCTGCTGAATCCCTCAACTCTTCCTCATCTTCATATTCAGGTACAGCCGGAAATGGTGGAGCAATTTTTCTGGCTGCTCAGAGCAATATATATATACAATATCTACTAGACTCCTCCTCATATTCATGGGATAGAAACGCAGGAAATGGGGGTGCTATCGCACTCACTGCTGGTGGCAATATATTTACACAATATTTCCTCAACTCCTCCTCATACTCATATTATGGAAATGCAGGAAATGGCGGCGATATTTTTATGACTGCTCAAGGCGGTGTCTATCATATCTCTAATGAATCTCTAAATTCCTCTTCATATTCGTATTATGGAAACGCAGAAAATGGCGGAGATATTTCTCTGAATTCTCAAAGTGAGATATATCTCTCTACCCCTAATGAATCACTGAACTCTTCTTCCGTTTCATATTCTGGAAATGTAGGAAATGGTGGGGATATTTCTCTTAACGCACAGAGCGATATCATGACACAATCCCTGTACTCCTTCTCAAATTCACCTGGAAATACAGGAAATGGGGGTGCGATCGCCCTCACTACTACTCAAGGTGATATCTCTACACTAAGCCTATACTCCTACTCATCTTCATATGCTGCAAACGGAGATTTTTCTGGAAATGCGGGAAATGGAGGTGATATCGCTCTCAATACTACTGGGGGTAATATTACTACACAATTCCTTGAATCTTCCTCACGTTCATATTCAGGAAACACAGGAAATGGAGGTGCGATCGCCTTCAATACCACTCTAGGTGATATCTCTACACTAAGTCTCTACTCCTCCTCAAATTCATATTCAGGAAATGCAGGAAATGGGGGTGCGATCGCCCTCAATACCACTCAAGGTCATATATCTACAGGATCTCTAAACTCCTCCTCGTCTTCAGATTTAGGAAACGCGGGAAATGGGGGTGCGATCGCCCTCAATACCACTCAAGGTGATATCTCTACACAATCCCTAGATTCCTCCTCACGTTCACCTAATGGAAACGCGGGAAATGGGGGAAATACTACCCTGAAAATATTTGAAGGCGGTATCAATATACCCTACATCATCTCATCTGCTACAGGACAAAGTGGAAATGGTGGCACAATTCAATTTACAGGAAACAAATTAGATATTAATAATATAGTCATCAATAGTGATGGTCAAAGTGGCAGTAATGGCGGTCTAATTAAATTAGATGCACCTTTGATCCAATTAACAGATAGTGACCTGAGTAGTTCCAATTATGGTAGTGGCAATTCTGGACAAATAGAATTAAATTCCACAGGTAATATTAACTTCAATAGTAGTCGGTTATTTACAACATTAGAACCTGGTAGCACCGGAGAAGGTGGTAATATTCAGATTCAAACACAAAACTTTAATCTCACTAACTTTGCTGTTATTAATACAGGAACTTATAGCATTGGTAATGCCGGAAATATTAATATCAATGCCCAAAATGTATCCCTAAAGAACGGTAGTAGTTTGCAAAGTTTAACCGCAGATCAAGGAAATGCAGGTAATATATTTTTAAATGTCCCCGATGGAAATATATTTCTTAGTAATAGTAGTAGTATTAGTACATCTGCTACGAAAACAGCATCAGGCAATAGTGGCAATATACAACTCAATTCCCGCACATTATCCATATTAAACGGCAGTCAAATTCAAGCCTTAACAGAAGGAATAGGAACATCAAAAGCAGGGGAAATTATTGTTAATGCGAGTGATAGTATCATCATCGGTGGAATAGATCCTAACTTTGCTAATCCTGACCCCAATGCCTTACCAGGGCAAAATGTAGGTAAACGTGATTACGATGATTTTGGTAATCAACAAATTTTAAATATAGGGACAAATAATTCCATCCTCACAGCACAACAACTGCAAGCTAGTGATTTTTACCTCAATAATCCTAACCAAACAAATCCTAATGTAGAATATAATACCAGATCCCCTTATGTATCCTTAAATGCTACAGGAGATGATCAAATTCATGTTTATGCAATTAACGTGAATGCCGGGACAAAAGCAGTTTTTGATATTGATAATACTGGGCTAAATTATGAATATGATGAACAAGCAAAATTGATTAATTTTCCCGCTATAAATACAAAATTAACCCTATTAGATAGTCAGGGTAACGAATTATCATCTAATGATGATACTTCTCATGGTCTTGCTGCGGGAGGAAGTGATACTACTATGACCTTACAACAAGACCCATATCTCCGATATACTTTCACCCAAGGGGGAACTTATTATATTCAAGTTAGCAATTTTGATGATCAAGGTGTTCCTAGTAGTTATAAAACTTTTTCTGGTCAGGCTATTACAGGAACATCCTATAATCTACAAATCTCTCTAGAACCTAATCCGATTCAGGCAAATATTAATAATCAAGGACAACCCTCAGGAATTTTCGCCTATACTCAAGATGCAGGAAAAGCAGGAAATATTATCTTAAATAGTGCTACTTTAACATTAGAAAGTGGGGGACAAATATCAGCTTTTACAAATGGTAGTGGTGATGGCGGCACAGTTAATATTAATGCCAATAATTTAGTTAATTTAGGTGTAGAAGTACAGAATTTCGCACCCGTTGTTTCAGTGGAAACTAATGGCGCAGGAAAAGCCGGCGATATCATTATTAATACTCCTAATTTCACTTTATCAGAAACTGCTCGGATCACTGCCACAGCCACTAAAAATGCTACGAATACAGAGCAAGGAGGCAGCATTACCTTAAATGCCTCTCAAATGAATTTAGCGGGCGTGGTGGGAATTTTTGCAGAAACTCAAGGACAAGCACCCGCAGGTACATTAAAACTCAATCCTTACCAAAAATACCCCAATTTAGACATTACTCTCTTCCCCAATTCCAGCATATCTGCTTCCACTTCTGCCAGTGGTAAAGGTGGTGACTTAATTATCAACGCACCAGAAAATATTAACATTACTGGACAGGGAAAATTAGCAGTTGAAAGCACAGGAACAGGTGATGCAGGCCATATTCAAATTAACACCCAAAACTTAAATATTGCAGATGGAGTGAAAATATCAGCTGCAACTTCTGGTAGTGGTAAGGGTGGTAATATCAACCTCAATGCTAACACCTTCACTGCTAATAATGGCGCACAATTATTAACCACCACATCTGGTACAGCCAAAGCCGGAAATATCATTGTAAATGTGAAAGATAATATTACTTTAGACAGCACAAATACTGGATTATTTGCTAACACAGAAAAAGGTTCAATAGGTGATAGTGGTAGTATTACCATTGATCCACTCACTTTTATGATTAAAAACGGCGCAGGGATAGGAGTAAATAGTCAAGGTAGTGGTAAAGGTGGAGATGTTTCACTGCAAGCAGGTACTCTGAGTCTAGATAATCAAGCCTTTCTTAGTGCTGAAACTGCCAGTAACCAAGGTGGGGAAATAAATCTCAATATTCAAAATTTATTATTGTTGCTAAATAACAGTAGAATCAGTGCCACAGCAGGTACAAGTCAATCAGGAGGAAATGGAGGAAATATCAATATAAATGCTCCTTTTATTATAGCATTTCCTAGAGGAAATAGTGATATTACCGCTAATGCTTATCAAGGAAATGGCGGGGAAATTAACATTACAACTAATGCTATTTTTGGATTAAAATATCAACAACAATTAACCGAAAGAAGTGATATTACCGCATCTTCTCAATTTGGTTTAGCTGGAGAAGTGGAAATCAATACTCCTGATGTAAATCCTACTTCTGGTTTAATAGAATTACCTGGCAATTTAGTCGATGCAGAATCATTAGTAGGGAAAGATATTTGTTCAGCAGAACAAATTGCTAAAAAGAGTTCTTTTACAATTATCGGTAGCGGTGGTTTACCTGCTGAAAGTGATGAATTAATTAGCAATTCTCCAGGTATGCTAGAATGGGCTACTCGGTCAGGTAAGCAGGAAACCACACCTGTTGTGATGAGGAAATCACAAGTAAATCAGGAGGAGGAAAATATTAACAATCGGGTAATTCAGGAAGCGCAAGGATGGATAATTACTGCTGATGGTAAGGTGATTCTAACAGCAGAATCTCCCAAGGTTACGCTGCAAAATTCAGCTTTAACTCATCCTGGTTGTCATTAA
- the hypB gene encoding hydrogenase nickel incorporation protein HypB produces MCVTCGCSDDNEATITNMDNEHHHTHTLPDGTVITHSHNHENHHDSHEQTANVHAKIHNTTISLEQEILGKNNLLAAQNRGWFKGRNILALNLMSSPGAGKTTLLTRTINDLKEKLNISVIEGDQETTNDAEKIKATGCKVVQINTGTGCHLDASMIERGLQELNPPLDSVVMIENVGNLVCPALFDLGEQAKVVILSVTEGEDKPIKYPHIFRASEIMIITKIDLLPYLQFDVQRCIEYAKQVNPQIQIFQVSATTGVGLDEWYGFLCGVVFCFNPQSS; encoded by the coding sequence ATGTGTGTAACCTGCGGATGTTCTGATGATAATGAAGCAACAATTACAAACATGGATAACGAACATCATCATACTCACACTTTACCCGATGGGACTGTAATTACCCATTCCCATAACCATGAAAATCATCATGATTCTCACGAACAAACTGCAAATGTTCACGCCAAAATTCATAATACAACGATATCTTTAGAACAGGAAATTTTAGGTAAAAATAATCTATTAGCAGCCCAAAATCGTGGCTGGTTTAAAGGTCGAAATATCCTGGCTTTAAATTTAATGAGTTCTCCAGGGGCGGGAAAAACTACTTTATTAACTCGCACTATTAATGATTTAAAAGAGAAATTAAATATCAGCGTCATTGAAGGTGATCAAGAAACTACTAATGATGCAGAAAAAATTAAAGCAACAGGCTGTAAAGTGGTGCAAATTAACACCGGAACAGGCTGTCATTTAGACGCATCCATGATAGAAAGGGGTTTACAAGAACTCAACCCCCCATTAGATTCTGTGGTGATGATTGAAAATGTCGGAAATTTGGTTTGTCCGGCTTTATTTGACTTAGGAGAACAGGCTAAAGTTGTTATTTTATCGGTGACGGAAGGTGAGGATAAACCAATTAAATATCCTCATATTTTTCGCGCTAGTGAAATCATGATCATCACGAAAATTGATTTATTACCCTATCTCCAGTTTGATGTACAACGCTGTATTGAATATGCAAAACAGGTAAACCCACAAATCCAGATTTTTCAGGTTTCTGCTACTACTGGTGTGGGTTTGGATGAGTGGTATGGGTTTTTATGTGGTGTTGTGTTTTGTTTCAATCCTCAATCATCTTAG